One window of the Rhipicephalus sanguineus isolate Rsan-2018 chromosome 4, BIME_Rsan_1.4, whole genome shotgun sequence genome contains the following:
- the LOC119391887 gene encoding 2-Hydroxyacid oxidase 1-like produces MVGVFNRYRSIPNSTHSLSLLIADDAAEAVNHGAAAILVSNHGARQIDGEPSTIECLPEVVRAVAGRCEVYLDGGVRCGTDVVKALCLGARAVFIGRPVLWGLAFKGKEGVDQVLTILRSELDRAMGLLGCRTISDLTPDLVVREERFSRL; encoded by the exons ATGG TTGGTGTATTTAATCGCTACCGCTCAATTCCTAATTCCACTCATTCTCTCTCACTGCTGATAGCTGACGACGCCGCTGAGGCGGTGAATCACGGCGCAGCCGCCATACTGGTGTCCAATCACGGCGCCCGACAGATTGACGGAGAACCATCAACG ATCGAGTGCCTGCCGGAAGTGGTGCGTGCTGTGGCGGGCCGCTGCGAGGTGTACCTGGATGGTGGCGTGCGCTGCGGCACCGACGTCGTCAAGGCGCTGTGCCTCGGTGCAAGGGCCGTGTTCATCGGCAGGCCCGTGCTCTGGGGGCTTGCTTTCAAG GGCAAGGAAGGCGTGGACCAAGTACTGACCATCTTGCGCTCGGAGCTGGACCGCGCCATGGGACTTCTGG GTTGCCGCACCATTAGCGACCTCACTCCAGACCTGGTGGTTCGCGAGGAGCGTTTTTCCAGGCTCTGA